A single window of Sparus aurata chromosome 12, fSpaAur1.1, whole genome shotgun sequence DNA harbors:
- the LOC115593035 gene encoding LOW QUALITY PROTEIN: LMBR1 domain-containing protein 2-B (The sequence of the model RefSeq protein was modified relative to this genomic sequence to represent the inferred CDS: inserted 1 base in 1 codon; deleted 1 base in 1 codon) yields MVLFGTLLAWYLCFLHRLYFTSGCQQRSVHERRCQQSVLQRRDERLNAQCVPLSLQTIYKQCKIDHEEPASAPTLSPSPSNHTTANTTVTPSKSILKPCYKPWSYIPDGIMPVFWRVVYWTSQCLTWLLLPFMQSYARSGGFSITGKIKTALIENAIYYGTYLLIFGSLLIYVAVHPEWHLSWYELQTIGITAANTWGLFLLVLLLGYGLVEIPRSYWNASRHGHLLIKTYFKASKLMTEKADAEENLEDVMEEVRKVSESIKYNHPLRKYIDTILRKCPVDYQEKMGRNMDDYEDFDDKQNTYPSEKSLVKLHKQVIYAVQRHNRTRVQWQILLQQAIHLEDVAKNETSSTHQFVHSFPSSEPTGWFSRYVYTPTAEWYWECLLKRWFYRLLSVVLTLFSVAVVWSECTFFSTRPVLSLFAVFIQLAEREYNYLYIEMACFITIXFLCTCVYSTVFRIRVFNYYYLASHHQTDAYSLQFSGMLFCRLTPPLCLNFLGLIHMDSAISHQQKEQTAYTSIMGSMRVLSFIANGFYIYYPMLIVILCIATYFSLGTRCLNLLGFQQFVGDSEMTSDLIDEGKELIRREKRKRQRIEDGENRRREWKERYGNQRDDYTARNRSSHEMKETSYSDTVAPSNNRQAKYSRSGSRPERDCIELLQDAEPLDFNADSLTDDPLESESGRHAGGRYLSMSSSRSRIFDDV; encoded by the exons ATGGTGCTGTTCGGCACGCTGCTGGCCTGGTACCTGTGTTTCCTCCATCGTCTTTATTTTACCTCTGGATGTCAGCAACGGTCAGTCCATGAGCGGAGATGTCAGCAGTCTGTCCTCCAGCGACGCGACGAGCGCCTGAACGCTCAGTGTGTTCCTCTCTCCTTACAGACCATCTACAAGCAGTGCAAGATCGACCACGAGGAGCCCGCCTCGGCCCCCACCCTCAGCCCCAGTCCATCCAATCACACAACGGCAAACACAACCGTCACACCTTCTAAAAG CATCCTGAAGCCCTGCTACAAGCCCTGGAGCTACATCCCTGATGGTATCATGCCCGTGTTCTGGAGGGTGGTGTACTGGACGTCCCAGTGTCTCACCTG gctgctgctgcccttCATGCAGTCGTACGCTCGCTCTGGAGGTTTCTCCATCACCGGGAAGATTAAAACAGCTCTGATAGAGAATGCTATTTATTACGGGACCTACCTGCTCATCTTCGGCTCTCTGCTCATCTACGTGGCCGTTCATCCGGAGTGGCACCTGTCCTG GTACGAGCTGCAGACCATCGGGATCACAGCCGCCAACACCTGGGGTCTGttcctgctggtgctgctgctcgGCTACGGTCTGGTGGAAATCCCTCGGTCCTACTGGAACGCCTCACGACACGGACACTTACTCATCAAGACCTACTTCAAGGCGTCCAAGCTGATGACGGAGAAGGCGGATGCAGAGGAGAACCTGGAGGACGTGATGGAG GAGGTGAGAAAAGTCAGTGAATCCATCAAGTACAACCATCCGCTGAGGAAGTACATCGACACCATCCTCCGAAAG TGTCCCGTGGATTACCAAGAGAAGATGGGCAGGAACATGGACGACTACGAGGACTTTGATGACAAACAGAACACGTACCCCAGTGAGAAGAGCCTGGTGAAGCTCCACAAACAG GTGATCTATGCGGTTCAGAGACACAACCGGACTCGGGTCCAGTGGCAGATCCTGCTGCAGCAGGCCATCCACCTGGAGGACGTCGCCAAGAACGAGACCAGCTCGACCCACCAGTTCGTCCACAGCTTCCCGTCGTCTGAGCCGACCGGCTGGTTCAGCAGATACGTGTACACACCAACTGCAG AGTGGTACTGGGAGTGTCTCCTGAAGCGCTGGTTCTATCGGCTGCTGTCGGTGGTTCTGACCCTGTTCAGCGTGGCCGTGGTCTGGTCCGAGTGCACCTTCTTCAGCACCCGGCCCGTCCTGTCCCTGTTCGCTGTCTTCATCCAGCTGGCTGAGCGAGAGTACAACTACCTGTACATCGAG ATGGCGTGCTTCATCACCA TTTTCCTGTGTACCTGCGTTTACTCCACCGTGTTCCGGATCCGGGTCTTTAACTACTACTACCTGGCCTCCCACCACCAGACCGACGCCTACAGCCTCCAGTTCAGCGGCAT GTTGTTCTGCCGCCTGACGCCTCCTCTGTGTCTGAACTTCCTGGGTCTGATCCACATGGACTCTGCCATCTCCCACCAGCAGAAGGAGCAGACCGCCTACACCTCG ATCATGGGATCCATGCGTGTTCTCTCTTTCATCGCTAACGGCTTCTACATCTACTACCCCATGCTGATCGTCATCCTCTGCATCGCCACCTACTTCAG TTTGGGGACTCGATGCCTGAACCTTCTGGGCTTCCAGCAGTTTGTGGGCGACAGTGAAATGACCTCGGACCTGATCGACGAGGGCAAGGAGCTGATCCGACGAG AGAAAAGAAAGCGGCAAAGGATTGAAGATGGAGAGAACAGACGGAGA GAGTGGAAGGAGCGTTATGGGAACCAGAGG GACGACTACACGGCGAGGAACAGGAGCAGCCATGAAATGAAGGAGACCAGCTACTCGGACACGGTGGCGCCCAGCAACAACAGAC AAGCGAAGTATTCTCGCTCTGGGAGTCGGCCGGAGAGAGATTGCAttgagctgctgcaggacgcCGAACCTTTGGACTTCAACGCCGACTCTCTGACAGACGACCCCCTGGAGTCTGAGTCCGGCAG ACACGCGGGAGGACGGTACCTGTCCATGTCGTCGTCTCGAAGCCGCATATTCGACGACGTCTGA
- the LOC115592680 gene encoding cilia- and flagella-associated protein 53-like, with protein MLLGQRRRRCREFTGPTPHSVAVIAKAPASRPVDHLILDRQKEDAARDKVLEFSRIQQKCDRKTTWLKSSDNHFLRGTIKRQVQTVLKQQEVQVQKRRDRLRVLLEVEEQQFLQEMEEKMETSVEKQAKMRERAKTLRERRERDRQQLVSEKLDQIFRERCEELRTIQSRRREQQVCSERAAQVRSRQEQEEQRQREEKVFDELWEADRRAKEEREEQRVQRQQQRDMQQLEVIRRQMEEAEQQRQKQRQLRDEEAELMLQQQEVQRLQKQREQQQKLEDQQSRRRLLDRGLRLKMKRLAREQQDELQRDMNILQQLLRQDTDEKQEAAQRKAELREEQQRYRQYLADELQRQKEEEKETEQLIEEKLKEVLTKREERSRLQREARNRLMKEVMEARSLQIQHKLDMNQQKQEELSKERDELARAMEEMKLMDEEEKRRQKQTRKAYEADLKAQMRQQQQLRCEQRAEADREYQQGLIQQELYNQKKDEILSRPTSHTTAPHPFRRAEGSKSASTVRST; from the exons ATGCTGCTGGGTCAAAGAAGGAGAAGATGTCGGGAGTTCACCGGACCGACGCCTCATTCAGTGGCCGTG ATAGCAAAAGCTCCGGCTTCGAGGCCGGTGGACCATCTGATCctggacagacagaaagaggacGCGGCCCGAGACAAAGTTCTGGAGTTCAGCAGGATTCAGCAGAAATGCGACAGGAAGACGACGTGGCTGAAGAGTTCAGACAATCATTTCCTGAGAGGAACCATCAAGAGACAAGTCCAAACTGTTCTGAAACAGCAGGAGGTCCAGGTCcaaaagaggagagacag GCTGCGTgtgctgctggaggtggaggagcagcagttcctgcaggagatggaggagaagatggagacaTCGGTGGAGAAACAGGCGAAGATGAGAGAGCGAGCTaagactctgagagagaggagagagagagacagacagcagctggtCTCAGAGAAGCTGGACCAGATCTTCAG GGAGCGGTGTGAGGAGCTGCGCACCATCCAGAGCCGACgcagagagcagcaggtgtGCTCAGAGCGAGCCGCTCAGGTGAGGAGCcggcaggagcaggaggagcagaggcagCGCGAGGAGAAGGTGTTCGACGAGCTGTGGGAGGCCGACCGACGAgccaaagaggagagagaggagcagagagtgcagagacagcagcagagagacatgCAGCAGCTGGAAGTCATcaggagacagatggaggaagctgagcagcagagacagaagcAGAGACAGCTGAGAGACGAGGAGGCGGAGCTCAtg ctgcagcagcaggaggtgcagcGGCTGCAGAAGCAGcgcgagcagcagcagaagctggAGGATCAGCAGAGCAGACGGCGGCTGCTGGATCGAGGTTTACGGCTGAAGATGAAGCGTCTGGCCAGAGAGCAGCAGGACGAGCTGCAGCGAGACATGaacatcctgcagcagctgctgcgaCAGGACACTGatgagaaacaggaagctgCCCAGAGGAAG GCTGAGCTGcgtgaggagcagcagaggtaCCGGCAGTATCTGGCTGATGAGCTGCAGaggcagaaggaggaggagaaggagacggAGCAGCTGATCGAGGAGAAACTGAAGGAGGTGCTGACTAAGCGGGAGGAGCGGAGTCGACTGCAGCGCGAGGCCAGAAACCGACTGAtgaaggaagtgatggaggCTCGAAGTCTGCAGATTCAACACAAAC TGGACATGAACCAGCAGAAACAAGAGGAGCTGTCAAAAGAGAGAGACGAGCTGGCCAGAGCGATGGAGGAGATGAAGCTGATggacgaggaggagaaaagacG TCAGAAGCAGACCCGTAAGGCGTATGAAGCCGACCTGAAGGCTCagatgaggcagcagcagcagcttcggTGCGAGCAGAGAGCTGAGGCTGACAGGGAGTATCAGCAGGGTCTGATCCAGCAGGAGCTGTACAACCAGAAGAAAGACGAGATCCTGTCCAGACCCACATCTCACACCACCGCCCCACATCCATTCAGACGAGCAGAGGGATCCAAGTCCGCCTCCACAGTCCGCAGCACATAG